Part of the Microcoleus sp. AS-A8 genome, TGAGATCTTTGTAAAGCAGATGAGTTTTGACGGTCTAGTATTGACGATTGACTCCCAACCTTTGTTGTGTTAAAGAATAACGGCTTCAAGTTTCACCGTTGTGGTGCAGCCTAATGTGATGTAGCCAAAGCTTGAGGAAAGCGTTTCAAGTGGCGTGCAAGATGACTAACGCTGAGGCTGAGTTTTCATCACCACGAACCCAAGAATTTTGCAAATTGCAATAGCGAACGCCTTAGGCGGTGTGCTACGCGCAATCGCTTCAAAAACTGAATTGAAATTTAAAATTTCTTAACCCATCCACAGGAGAAACAAACCCATGCGAATGTTTAAAGTGACGGCGTGCGTTCCTAGCCAAACCCGAATCAGAACGCAGCGGGAATTACAAAATACCTATTTCACGAAACTGGTTCCCTACGATAGCTGGTTTCGTGAGCAGCAACGGATTATGAAAATGGGCGGCAAAATCGTTAAGGTGGAACTCGCCACAGGTAAACCCGGTACCAATACGGGTCTGCTCTAATTCGGGAAAAACGGATTTCGCTCAGGGAAGAGTAGGGGGTTGCCAAGCCCCCCTTTTTTATTAAAATGCCGGATCAAAGCCAAGGATAGGCGAATCTTTTGAGCAGGAATTAGCTATTCTTGATTCAGTGACGTTAGTGTTGTTTACAGTCAAACCGCTGTTCAAAAGCTCTGCGTTGTTGTTAGGGATTAAATATTCGTGACTCTACGCGATCTGATTTTCTTTGTTAATCCCTCCGCACAAGAATGGGCGCTGAATGCCCGGTTGTTGAAGTGGCTAACGTTTGTGTGGATGTTTATCGGCTTAGCCGTGCTGTTTTCGGCGTCTTTTCCGAGTGCAGATGCTGAGTTTGGCGATGGGCTGTATTACTTCAAGCGGCAGCTAATTTGGGTGGCGTTAGGATTGATCGGGTTTAACTTGGTGGTGCGATCGCCCCTGCGTTATACCCTGAACATAGCTCACTGGTTTGTGATCACGCTGTTGGTGTTTCTGTTCATCACCCTGCTTCCGGGTGTCGGCACTACCGTTAATGGTGCAACTCGATGGATAGCCATTGGCCCTGTGCCCCTACAACCTTCAGAGTTAATTAAACCCTTTTTGGTACTACAGAGTGCCCGAATTTTTGGGCAGTGGAAGCGAATTCACGGTCGAGTACGCTTGTTCTGGCTGGGAATTTTTGTTCTCGTGCTTCTGGGAATTCTGCTACAGCCGAATCTCAGTACTACAGCCTTGTGCGGTATGACATTGTGGCTCATCGCCTTGGCGGCAGGATTGCCTTATTCCTATCTGGGAGGAACAGCATTAGGCGGTTTAATGCTCGGTTTTATCAGTCTTAGCCTCAAAGAATACCAACGGCGTCGGGTGATGTCGTTCCTCAATCCTTGGTCTGACCCGATGAACGATGGCTACCAACTGGTTCAAAGCCTGCTGGCGGTTGGTTCGGGTGGCACTTGGGGTTCTGGGTTTGGGCTATCGCAACAAAAGCTGTTTTATTTACCGATTCAGTACACCGATTTTATCTTTGCCGTATTTGCTGAAGAATTTGGCTTCGCGGGTAGTGTGTTGATGCTGGGGCTGATCATGACTTACGCGACGGTGGCGGTTAGGGTGGCGTTAAAGGCGCGAAATACGGTTCATCAGCTCATTGCGATCGGAGCCATGATTTTGATTGTGGGGCAGTCGTTGTTAAATATTGGTGTCGCTACTGGCGTTCTACCAACAACGGGTTTACCGTTTCCCTTCTTTAGTTATGGCGGCAATTCCATGATTGCCAGTTTGGTGGCAGCAGGACTGCTGATTCGGGTGGCACGAGAAAGTAGTGAGGCGGAGGTTGTGCCTATACAACCGAATCCCCCGTCGGCAGCAGAACGGCGACGG contains:
- a CDS encoding phycobilisome linker polypeptide translates to MRMFKVTACVPSQTRIRTQRELQNTYFTKLVPYDSWFREQQRIMKMGGKIVKVELATGKPGTNTGLL
- a CDS encoding FtsW/RodA/SpoVE family cell cycle protein — protein: MTLRDLIFFVNPSAQEWALNARLLKWLTFVWMFIGLAVLFSASFPSADAEFGDGLYYFKRQLIWVALGLIGFNLVVRSPLRYTLNIAHWFVITLLVFLFITLLPGVGTTVNGATRWIAIGPVPLQPSELIKPFLVLQSARIFGQWKRIHGRVRLFWLGIFVLVLLGILLQPNLSTTALCGMTLWLIALAAGLPYSYLGGTALGGLMLGFISLSLKEYQRRRVMSFLNPWSDPMNDGYQLVQSLLAVGSGGTWGSGFGLSQQKLFYLPIQYTDFIFAVFAEEFGFAGSVLMLGLIMTYATVAVRVALKARNTVHQLIAIGAMILIVGQSLLNIGVATGVLPTTGLPFPFFSYGGNSMIASLVAAGLLIRVARESSEAEVVPIQPNPPSAAERRRQRRQKPQVQR